The genome window atatctatactatatagtttaaattgttcaacccgtgtaacacacggggaactaacctagttaaaAGATAAACAAACCGTCCCTAGTCATTCATGATTTAGGATAAGTTTAGTAATTTTCGTATTttttcaataaaataaaaaaaaaacgttaaTCCAATCTTTTTATCTCCAACTTTGAAATTAACCACCGTCACGTGGCTATAGAAACCAAAGTGCAAACAATCATGGCGTTAAAGTCTCAACACGATCTAATCACGTGACTGGTTTCCACGAGGAAGAAGACGATCCCcctatactcacagtgcgtatcgAAACCCTAGCCCTAGCAAATCGATCCAACAATATGGTCAACAAACGAGTTCCAGAGTGGCTCAACAGCTCCATGTGGTCCTCTCCCACCACCAGCCACCCTCCACCACCACCTAAATCACAATCCAAACCGCAATCGCCACCGGATTCTCCCTCGCATGGTAATCACACTTCAAAACCTCCGTCTGTTGCTTCCTCCGAAACTTCTGTCAACGAACCGCGTGAATCGCCACCGTCTCCTGGTTTAGTTACAACCAGATCGCCGTTTAAATCCGGTCCGGCTGGACCGGTTCAGACGGTTCAGAGGACTGAGGTTAGGGATCCGGTGGTTAGTAGCGGTAGTAGTGATAATGAAATTAGTCCTCGTGAAGATGCTTCTCGTCAGGCGCAGCTGTTGCAAGAGGTTAGAAGTTGTTTACAGTTTACACACACAATAATACACAATTATGATTAAAATGTCAGTTTGTTAGGGTTTAttgtgttttgttgttgttgagaTTGAATAATTAAAGAGAATATTAGTTGTGTGTTATTGTGATTTAAGTGTGATTTTGTTGAAAACATGAAATTAAGGAGGAATAAGAGAATTTAGTAATGGTAACATAGAAATCTGTTGAATTACCAACGCATTTTGGGCGCATTGGCTGTGGAGCAGGTGAAAATTCGACAGTTAAGCGTGCTCAGGTGGTAGTAGATGTTAGTTGTGCGTTGTGATTTAAGTCTGATTGTGTTGGAGTTAAGAAGGAACAAGAGAATTTAGTAATGTTAACATACAAATCTGTTGAATTACCAACGCGTTTTGGCTGCATTGGCTGTGGAGCATATGAAAATTTTTCAGTTAAGCATGCTCAGGAGATGGTAGTAGTATTAGGATGGGTGAACTTCTAGGAAGTCTCCACTGAGGCAACCAAAAACAAATTTGTTGAATTAGGATGTTAATTTGGTTTAACGGTTTACTTTTGTGTGATGTAGCTTTCAAAGAAGACGATAAATATGGGAGAGCTGCAGAGACTTGCTTCACTTGGTATTCCAGATGGTGCTGGCATTCGTTCGACTGTGTGGAAGGTTCGATTTGACATATGTTTGGTTATTCGTTATGCATGTGAAATGAGATTCATTGTCATTTTACTGCACTGGAATTATAGTTTCTGTTGAAGGTCTTGTTATAAAAGGAGAATTATTGGATATCATTAAAACGAGATTTTagttgattttttatttatttattgtaatcTGTTATCTGTTTATGTTTACAGCTGTTGTTAGGATATCTTCCCAGAGACAAGGGGGTTTGGCCATCAGAATTGGCCAAGAAGAGGTCTCAGTACAAGAGTTTTAAAGAGGATCTTTTGAAGAATCCTGTAAGTTTTCGTTAAAAGACCTGAATTCATGATTGCAGAGTGCATTATATGAAGAAACGCTGAATCTAAGCGataaataaatacataactaAATAAAGGGATTAGTCTTAGAACTTAGAAGTTGTATTTGCTTTTCAAAGTTTATTTGTTTGCTTCAAATTCGGGATTCTGAATGTCTCTTTGGCTAGTCAGTCAGAAATCACTAGGAAATCGGAAGAGTCTACATCTTCTCAAAATGGCGAAGACAAGGGTTTACTCTCAAGGTCAGAGATACCTGAGGGGGAGCATCCTTTGAGTCTAGGGGAAACAAGTGTCTGGAATCAATTCTTTCAGGTATGTGCTTCTGCTATATATGTTTTATGCAATGATTTTTTATATTCAGTTCTTAATGTAAGCCCTTCGCAGTTCTATGTGTGCCACTGATTGCACTTTTAACTATTAAACTATATATGTGATACAATGTTCATTCTCTGATGGTATGAGAATtgacaacaataacaacaacaactaccatacccagtaaatcccacaaatagcaaagctactt of Helianthus annuus cultivar XRQ/B chromosome 1, HanXRQr2.0-SUNRISE, whole genome shotgun sequence contains these proteins:
- the LOC110877647 gene encoding TBC1 domain family member 13 isoform X1, producing MVNKRVPEWLNSSMWSSPTTSHPPPPPKSQSKPQSPPDSPSHGNHTSKPPSVASSETSVNEPRESPPSPGLVTTRSPFKSGPAGPVQTVQRTEVRDPVVSSGSSDNEISPREDASRQAQLLQELSKKTINMGELQRLASLGIPDGAGIRSTVWKLLLGYLPRDKGVWPSELAKKRSQYKSFKEDLLKNPSEITRKSEESTSSQNGEDKGLLSRSEIPEGEHPLSLGETSVWNQFFQDTEIIEQIDRDVKRTHPDMHFFSGDSASAKANQEALKNILIIYAKLNPGIRYVQGMNEILAPLFYVFKNDPNEDFVVNAEADTFFCFVELLSSCRDNFCKQLDNSVVGIRSTISKMSQLLKHHDEELWRHLELTTKVNPQFYAFRWITLLLTQEFNFADILHIWDTLLSDPEGPQLQETLLRVCCAMLILVRRRLLAGDFTANLKLLQSYPSTNISHLLYVANKLRS
- the LOC110877647 gene encoding TBC1 domain family member 13 isoform X2, whose amino-acid sequence is MVNKRVPEWLNSSMWSSPTTSHPPPPPKSQSKPQSPPDSPSHGNHTSKPPSVASSETSVNEPRESPPSPGLVTTRSPFKSGPAGPVQTVQRTEVRDPVVSSGSSDNEISPREDASRQAQLLQELSKKTINMGELQRLASLGIPDGAGIRSTVWKLLLGYLPRDKGVWPSELAKKRSQYKSFKEDLLKNPSEITRKSEESTSSQNGEDKGLLSRSEIPEGEHPLSLGETSVWNQFFQDTEIIEQIDRDVKRTHPDMHFFSGDSASAKANQEALKNILIIYAKLNPGIRYVQGMNEILAPLFYVFKNDPNEDFVVNAEADTFFCFVELLSSCRDNFCKQLDNSVVGIRSTISKMSQLLKHHDEELWRHLELTTKVNPQFYAFRWITLLLTQEFNFADILHIWDTLLSDPEGPQETLLRVCCAMLILVRRRLLAGDFTANLKLLQSYPSTNISHLLYVANKLRS